From a region of the Candidatus Omnitrophota bacterium genome:
- a CDS encoding redox-sensing transcriptional repressor Rex, with product MSLSDNSLERICKIFGYLNTLEKQGVDFVSSLNLAKAIGATEYTVRKDISSLGLTGYTRKGYEVSGLKQELGRKLNLNQKRKACIVGLGRLGSALLDYEKFQEDGFEIVAGFDCSINKIERIRTAIDVFGDNQLESIIKQRNIELAIIAVPAGSAQAVADKLIKAGVRGILNFSAIKIIVPENIMYLDMDFTNALRFVAASLKGG from the coding sequence ATGAGTTTATCAGATAATAGTCTTGAGCGAATTTGTAAGATTTTTGGATATTTAAACACCTTAGAAAAGCAAGGAGTTGATTTTGTATCTTCTCTGAATCTGGCTAAAGCTATTGGTGCTACTGAATATACGGTGCGTAAAGATATTAGCTCTTTAGGCCTTACCGGTTACACTCGAAAAGGCTACGAAGTTAGCGGTTTAAAGCAAGAGTTGGGGCGTAAGCTTAATTTAAATCAGAAGCGCAAGGCCTGTATTGTTGGCTTGGGACGTCTCGGGAGCGCTCTCCTAGATTATGAAAAGTTTCAGGAGGATGGATTTGAAATTGTGGCTGGGTTTGATTGCAGTATTAATAAGATTGAAAGAATTCGCACTGCTATCGATGTTTTTGGCGATAACCAATTAGAAAGTATTATTAAACAGCGAAACATTGAGTTGGCAATAATCGCTGTTCCGGCAGGCTCAGCTCAGGCCGTAGCCGATAAGTTAATCAAAGCCGGGGTGCGTGGTATTTTAAATTTTTCAGCGATTAAAATTATAGTGCCAGAAAATATTATGTATTTAGATATGGATTTTACTAAT